A genomic stretch from Candidatus Nitrososphaera gargensis Ga9.2 includes:
- the cofE gene encoding coenzyme F420-0:L-glutamate ligase, whose product MQVIPVRISADIKPHDELDAIILGAAGQEIQNGDVLVVAHKIVSKAEGRLVSLADVKPSDKALRMAKEHGKDSRIMELILRESAQILRAKDGIIISETKHGFVCANAGVDQSNVEGDSAVLLPIDPDRSASRLRDAVKKKAGKEIAVVITDTFGRPFREGQTNIAIGVAGLDPIKSYVGSRDMYGRKLRVSEIAVADEMASAAELVMGKAEGVPVAIIRGYKFEKSASSSAKALQRPRERDLFR is encoded by the coding sequence ATACAGGTAATCCCCGTCAGGATTTCTGCAGACATCAAGCCACACGACGAGCTTGACGCCATTATACTTGGAGCGGCAGGACAAGAGATCCAAAATGGGGACGTGCTTGTCGTTGCGCACAAGATAGTGTCAAAGGCAGAAGGGCGTCTGGTCAGCCTTGCAGACGTCAAGCCTTCAGACAAGGCTCTCAGGATGGCAAAAGAGCACGGCAAAGACTCTAGAATAATGGAATTGATACTGAGGGAGTCTGCGCAAATCCTGAGGGCAAAAGATGGCATTATCATATCGGAAACAAAGCATGGCTTTGTGTGCGCAAATGCCGGCGTGGACCAGAGCAATGTGGAAGGCGATTCAGCTGTATTGTTGCCAATCGACCCTGACAGGTCTGCAAGCAGGCTCCGGGACGCAGTAAAGAAAAAAGCAGGAAAAGAAATTGCAGTCGTTATCACCGATACTTTTGGCCGGCCTTTCCGGGAGGGCCAGACTAACATCGCAATTGGAGTCGCTGGCTTGGACCCCATCAAGAGCTACGTCGGGTCGCGCGATATGTACGGCAGGAAGCTCAGGGTGAGCGAGATCGCGGTGGCAGACGAAATGGCATCGGCGGCAGAGCTTGTAATGGGCAAGGCTGAAGGCGTGCCTGTAGCAATAATTCGTGGGTATAAATTTGAAAAATCAGCAAGCTCCTCTGCCAAGGCATTACAGAGGCCAAGAGAGCGGGATCTTTTTAGGTAA
- a CDS encoding PLP-dependent cysteine synthase family protein translates to MTAVARPDIVERIGQTPLVELKSFSTKNVKFFAKLEWHNPFGSVKDRAAYWMIKDAEKRGVLKKDKSIIIEPTSGNTGIALTGIASALGYKVEIVIPEKVSEETKNILRHLGATLHETSDDLCPRVGAGTDQSIALAKAISKPRPDIYYMPNQYENDANFLAHYESTGPEIWKQTNGTVTHFLTGCGTGGTITGAATYLKEKNKNVHIIAVQAQKNHLLQGLRNFEESSMPELFKRREKVVDEWMTATNKDSFDAVRQLVEKESMLVGPSSGSVMTSMLKAAQNLKSGVIVGIFADDGRKFKSLYTQENVLSEQEYDRALKNAKHMSKLAYSL, encoded by the coding sequence ATGACAGCAGTCGCAAGACCAGACATCGTAGAGCGGATCGGGCAGACGCCGCTGGTGGAGCTAAAGTCATTTTCAACCAAGAATGTAAAATTCTTTGCAAAGCTAGAATGGCACAACCCGTTTGGCTCTGTCAAGGACAGAGCTGCGTACTGGATGATAAAGGACGCAGAAAAGCGCGGCGTCCTAAAAAAAGACAAGAGCATCATCATCGAGCCGACGTCTGGCAACACAGGTATTGCACTGACCGGCATTGCAAGCGCTCTTGGCTACAAGGTGGAAATAGTCATCCCAGAAAAGGTGAGCGAAGAAACAAAGAACATCTTGCGCCACTTGGGAGCAACGCTGCATGAAACCTCTGACGACCTGTGCCCGCGCGTGGGCGCCGGCACCGACCAGAGCATCGCGCTGGCAAAGGCAATCTCAAAGCCAAGGCCCGATATCTATTATATGCCAAACCAGTACGAGAATGACGCTAACTTTCTTGCCCACTATGAAAGCACCGGACCCGAGATCTGGAAGCAGACAAATGGCACTGTCACGCATTTCCTGACAGGATGCGGAACCGGGGGTACGATAACCGGTGCTGCCACATACCTGAAGGAAAAGAACAAGAACGTCCACATCATTGCGGTGCAGGCGCAAAAGAACCACCTTTTGCAGGGCCTGCGCAACTTTGAAGAGTCGTCTATGCCAGAGCTGTTCAAGCGCCGCGAAAAAGTTGTCGACGAGTGGATGACTGCAACCAACAAAGACTCATTTGATGCTGTCAGGCAGCTGGTGGAAAAGGAGAGTATGCTGGTAGGCCCGTCGTCAGGCTCTGTCATGACGTCGATGCTAAAGGCTGCCCAGAACCTTAAGAGCGGAGTTATTGTCGGCATTTTCGCTGACGATGGCAGGAAGTTCAAAAGCCTTTACACCCAAGAGAACGTCCTGAGCGAGCAGGAGTACGATCGGGCGCTCAAGAACGCCAAACACATGTCAAAGCTGGCCTATAGCCTATAA
- a CDS encoding DUF6775 family putative metallopeptidase, translating to MNFRFIHVYSDDVSIDAKAVAGEITKIFPSCKVDVRPAFKYDERRIELARIADIKQPFEKQPRQKTSDTAMMPPIYDGFALQRIFAETISAAEADHMHLIFTSLLACTFSEDDWRYHARTVICGSPSLISTAGIVEGPAKPREFYLAQLGGVAVDTNLKKRFAGRFIDYGDDKMMTAAAAIYTLQALFFFVTDGELFCKEKSCMLYNAHWQEELIYLIEKGALCAHHRQMASKFNKNNRSVKESF from the coding sequence TTGAATTTTCGCTTTATCCATGTCTATTCAGATGATGTCTCGATTGACGCCAAGGCAGTAGCTGGCGAAATTACAAAGATCTTTCCAAGCTGCAAAGTAGACGTGAGGCCGGCATTCAAGTACGACGAGCGAAGAATCGAGCTGGCAAGGATAGCGGACATCAAGCAGCCGTTCGAAAAACAGCCAAGACAAAAAACTAGCGACACGGCGATGATGCCGCCGATATACGACGGTTTTGCTCTGCAGAGGATATTTGCAGAGACGATCTCTGCCGCAGAAGCAGATCACATGCATCTCATATTCACCAGCCTTTTGGCATGCACTTTTAGTGAAGACGACTGGCGCTACCACGCGCGCACAGTTATCTGCGGCTCGCCTTCGCTCATTTCTACGGCAGGCATTGTAGAAGGGCCGGCAAAACCAAGAGAATTTTACCTCGCTCAACTTGGAGGGGTGGCGGTGGATACAAATTTGAAAAAGCGTTTTGCCGGCAGGTTTATAGACTATGGCGACGACAAGATGATGACTGCAGCCGCCGCGATATACACGTTGCAGGCGCTGTTCTTTTTTGTCACCGACGGGGAGCTTTTCTGCAAGGAGAAAAGCTGCATGCTCTACAACGCCCACTGGCAGGAAGAACTGATATATTTGATTGAAAAAGGAGCACTCTGCGCTCACCATAGACAGATGGCTAGTAAATTTAACAAGAACAACAGATCGGTCAAGGAAAGTTTTTAG
- a CDS encoding sulfurtransferase TusA family protein, with protein sequence MSASPTTKSIDVRGLYCPEPVFRTKMEIERLKIGDTLKVIADDPESEEDISRWVNRNGHQLVSLTKSDKDLEFVIKKAK encoded by the coding sequence ATGAGTGCCTCACCTACAACAAAGTCAATTGATGTCAGGGGGCTTTACTGCCCAGAGCCTGTATTCCGCACGAAAATGGAGATCGAGCGGCTCAAGATAGGCGACACCCTCAAGGTGATCGCAGACGACCCCGAGTCCGAGGAGGACATTTCAAGGTGGGTCAACCGCAACGGGCACCAGCTCGTATCGCTCACCAAATCAGACAAGGACCTTGAATTCGTGATAAAGAAGGCGAAATAA
- the trxB gene encoding thioredoxin-disulfide reductase, translated as MLFTTSLQFMQFEAIPNGLLRGHGIVTLLSENESGSGGNRKHCDVLIIGSGPAGYTAGVYTSRAKLSTLIISGTLPGGQLMTTSEVENYPGFPNGIFGPELMMNMRQQAERFGGVIVDDEVIKVDFKKRPFTITTHSETYTAEAVIVCTGASPRKLGIPAEQQFSGRGVSYCATCDGPFFKGEDIVVVGGGDTALEEATFLTKFGKSVKIVHRRDTLRASKILQEKAMENPKIEFIWNNVVYDIKGDSKVATVMVKNVASGKETTIKAGGLFVAIGHEPNTSIFKGQLELDDKGYVILKEHTKTSVDGVFAAGDVHDHRYRQAVTAAGFGCMAAIDVERWLSERKHIKK; from the coding sequence GTGTTGTTCACAACCTCCTTGCAATTCATGCAGTTCGAAGCTATTCCGAACGGATTATTAAGAGGTCATGGAATTGTCACCCTGTTGTCCGAAAACGAGTCAGGCTCTGGCGGCAACCGGAAGCATTGCGACGTATTGATAATCGGCTCCGGCCCGGCAGGATACACTGCAGGAGTCTATACTTCAAGGGCCAAACTCTCAACTCTGATCATATCTGGCACCCTGCCCGGCGGCCAGCTCATGACCACGAGTGAAGTTGAAAACTATCCTGGCTTTCCAAATGGCATTTTTGGCCCCGAGCTCATGATGAACATGCGCCAGCAGGCAGAGAGGTTCGGCGGGGTAATCGTCGATGACGAAGTCATCAAGGTCGACTTTAAGAAAAGGCCGTTCACGATCACGACCCATTCTGAAACCTATACTGCCGAAGCAGTCATTGTGTGCACCGGCGCTTCGCCGCGCAAGCTTGGCATCCCGGCAGAGCAGCAGTTCAGCGGGAGAGGAGTGTCGTACTGCGCAACATGCGATGGTCCGTTCTTCAAGGGAGAAGACATTGTAGTCGTGGGCGGGGGCGACACGGCTCTTGAAGAGGCAACATTCCTCACAAAGTTTGGCAAGTCCGTCAAGATAGTGCACAGGCGCGATACTCTGCGCGCAAGCAAAATCCTGCAGGAAAAGGCGATGGAGAATCCCAAGATCGAGTTCATCTGGAACAATGTCGTGTATGACATCAAGGGCGATAGCAAAGTCGCAACTGTCATGGTCAAGAACGTTGCCAGCGGCAAGGAAACGACCATCAAGGCTGGCGGCCTGTTCGTGGCGATCGGGCATGAGCCTAACACCTCGATCTTTAAGGGACAGCTAGAGCTGGACGACAAGGGCTACGTCATCCTGAAGGAACATACAAAGACGAGCGTTGACGGGGTATTTGCGGCCGGCGACGTCCATGACCACAGGTATAGGCAAGCTGTGACCGCGGCAGGTTTTGGCTGCATGGCCGCGATTGACGTCGAGAGATGGTTGTCGGAGAGAAAACACATCAAAAAGTAG
- a CDS encoding MEDS domain-containing protein, with product MMKKTSNNNLLHASDRQHLMLLYDNESERHAAEIACINEALKLGEYCMYASVDLHDRNFASKLASKIHDYDRHIKEGNLWLVDFMPFYESALNADLMLFNELKKQIEAKLKGRIASRKSSKVLIVADAACNLTKHMQFDECIALESWWQETYIEWARRNLDITIICAHPSLVLEQDYHSKNHISQSHSLTIDLQQFSKPIIIGNRTRGVYKPKASSIRILVAEPEPDMQTVYKEYLGSLPIDAVIARNGRECLERILTPGSKERFDMIIIDSHLKDIN from the coding sequence ATGATGAAGAAGACAAGCAACAATAATCTTTTGCATGCATCGGATAGGCAACACCTGATGCTATTGTATGACAATGAAAGCGAGCGCCATGCTGCAGAGATAGCCTGCATCAATGAAGCGTTAAAGCTAGGCGAATACTGCATGTATGCTTCGGTCGATTTGCACGACAGGAACTTTGCATCCAAACTAGCTTCCAAGATCCACGACTATGATAGGCACATCAAAGAAGGCAACCTCTGGCTTGTAGACTTTATGCCTTTCTACGAGTCTGCGCTGAACGCCGACCTGATGCTTTTCAACGAGCTTAAGAAACAGATCGAGGCCAAACTGAAAGGCAGAATTGCCTCTAGAAAAAGCAGCAAGGTGCTGATCGTAGCTGATGCAGCTTGCAACTTAACCAAGCACATGCAGTTTGATGAATGCATTGCATTGGAAAGCTGGTGGCAGGAGACCTACATAGAATGGGCGAGAAGGAATCTCGACATCACCATAATTTGCGCCCACCCATCTCTTGTACTGGAACAGGATTATCACAGCAAAAACCATATATCGCAATCACACTCGCTGACCATTGACCTGCAACAATTCTCAAAACCAATAATAATCGGGAATCGCACAAGAGGTGTTTACAAACCAAAAGCCAGCTCGATCCGCATACTTGTCGCAGAGCCCGAGCCTGATATGCAGACGGTATACAAGGAATATCTTGGCTCGTTGCCTATAGATGCTGTAATTGCGCGGAATGGGAGGGAGTGCCTCGAACGTATCCTGACGCCGGGTAGCAAAGAGCGTTTTGACATGATCATTATCGACAGCCATCTGAAAGACATTAACTGA
- a CDS encoding DEAD/DEAH box helicase family protein → MLSIQKEDRLDIIYYYYNFEYLDKSACQEAYIVLLFDDVNNLDALVADYINEGLKRGQFCVYASVYLRDGRHHMEKLSILIDDYKENVRKENLLVVDLAPLCSDWRRGAI, encoded by the coding sequence GTGTTGTCCATACAAAAAGAAGACAGACTTGACATCATCTATTACTACTACAACTTCGAGTATCTTGATAAATCCGCCTGCCAAGAAGCATATATTGTCCTGCTTTTTGACGACGTAAACAACCTTGATGCGTTAGTAGCAGACTATATCAACGAGGGATTGAAGAGAGGGCAATTCTGTGTTTATGCATCTGTTTATCTACGGGATGGTCGCCATCATATGGAAAAGCTCTCTATCTTGATTGACGATTACAAAGAAAATGTGCGTAAAGAAAATTTGCTGGTCGTTGACCTTGCTCCACTGTGCTCTGATTGGAGACGTGGGGCCATTTGA
- a CDS encoding isopentenyl phosphate kinase: MQKLALIKLGGSVVTFKDKPLAANTGAIDGISRVLAQLSTPAIIVHGGGSFGHYWSVKYDMHTKPAGYDPHGVSVVHESMIALNQIIINSMIRAGLNPYGMPPSVFAAGHKPVAAKIKQIYTMAKSEVMPVTFGDVVHMEGNKYSILSGDALMTMLAKVLRPSRVVFATNVDGIYKDMASRELMREIRVTTGRKKRSIEFSKASGADVTGGMQRKVAEAFKIASRGMDVLMVNGLMPERIAEAVVEGTRLQVGTVVKGSRR, encoded by the coding sequence TTGCAAAAACTTGCCCTGATAAAGCTGGGTGGCTCGGTAGTCACGTTCAAGGACAAGCCGCTTGCCGCCAACACTGGCGCTATAGACGGCATCTCGCGGGTTCTGGCACAGCTGAGCACGCCGGCCATAATAGTTCATGGCGGAGGCTCGTTTGGTCACTACTGGTCAGTAAAATATGATATGCACACCAAGCCGGCTGGCTACGACCCGCACGGCGTTTCTGTGGTGCACGAATCCATGATCGCACTCAACCAGATAATCATAAATTCAATGATACGGGCGGGGCTCAACCCCTACGGCATGCCTCCGTCTGTGTTTGCGGCAGGCCACAAACCAGTCGCTGCAAAGATAAAGCAGATCTACACAATGGCAAAGTCAGAGGTGATGCCGGTGACGTTTGGCGATGTCGTGCACATGGAAGGCAATAAATACTCCATACTGTCTGGCGACGCGCTCATGACCATGCTGGCAAAGGTTCTGCGGCCATCAAGGGTGGTCTTTGCGACCAATGTCGATGGAATCTATAAAGACATGGCAAGCAGAGAGCTCATGAGAGAGATAAGGGTGACAACAGGCAGGAAGAAGAGATCGATCGAATTCTCCAAGGCATCAGGTGCCGATGTGACTGGCGGTATGCAGAGAAAGGTCGCAGAAGCATTTAAGATTGCATCCCGCGGAATGGACGTATTGATGGTAAACGGGCTGATGCCAGAGCGCATCGCAGAGGCAGTGGTAGAAGG
- a CDS encoding DUF5679 domain-containing protein — protein sequence MILSATSMSLEKMTYCTKCKDTVVISNAKYTRLANNRAIIEGFCSRCGDHLIKASIMPKSFTLKVGRK from the coding sequence ATGATCTTATCGGCAACTTCAATGTCATTGGAAAAGATGACCTATTGCACTAAATGCAAAGACACTGTTGTCATTAGCAATGCAAAATACACTCGGCTGGCTAACAACAGAGCTATCATTGAAGGCTTTTGTTCAAGGTGCGGCGATCATCTAATTAAGGCAAGCATCATGCCAAAAAGCTTTACGCTAAAAGTAGGAAGGAAATGA
- a CDS encoding sulfide-dependent adenosine diphosphate thiazole synthase, protein MAKIFADVSEKEITRTIADMFNETMREYTDSDVIIIGAGPAGLTAGRDLAKAGVRTLIIEQNNYIGGGYWVGGYMMNPVTVRAPAQKVWDELGVPYRKISEGLYATWGPNACSKSISAACDAGVRFLQLTKFDDLVLKNKRVSGVVVNWMPVSALPRNITCVDPVALESKLVIDASGHDSVAVRRLMDRGYVKWKGMDPMWVEGSEDAVVNYTGEVFPGLIAAGMSVTETHGLPRMGPTFGAMLLSGKKAAEVALGKLKEMSNPPKLTSRSKL, encoded by the coding sequence ATGGCAAAGATATTCGCTGACGTGAGCGAGAAAGAAATCACGAGAACCATTGCAGACATGTTCAACGAGACCATGAGAGAGTATACCGATTCTGACGTTATAATCATCGGCGCCGGCCCGGCCGGCCTTACAGCAGGCAGGGACCTGGCAAAGGCTGGCGTCAGGACGCTTATCATAGAACAGAACAACTACATCGGCGGAGGGTACTGGGTCGGCGGCTACATGATGAACCCGGTGACCGTAAGGGCGCCGGCTCAAAAGGTATGGGACGAGCTGGGCGTGCCGTACAGAAAAATAAGTGAGGGGCTTTACGCCACATGGGGCCCTAACGCGTGCAGCAAGTCCATAAGCGCGGCATGCGACGCAGGCGTGCGATTCTTGCAGCTGACCAAGTTTGACGACCTTGTGCTAAAGAACAAGCGCGTCAGCGGAGTAGTGGTGAACTGGATGCCGGTGTCGGCACTTCCAAGGAACATCACCTGCGTCGATCCGGTGGCGTTGGAAAGCAAGCTTGTGATCGACGCTTCAGGCCACGACTCGGTAGCAGTCAGGCGCCTGATGGACCGCGGCTACGTCAAGTGGAAGGGCATGGATCCGATGTGGGTTGAAGGAAGCGAGGACGCAGTGGTCAACTATACCGGCGAGGTCTTCCCAGGATTGATAGCGGCTGGCATGTCAGTCACCGAGACGCACGGCCTGCCAAGGATGGGCCCGACGTTTGGCGCGATGCTTCTGTCAGGAAAGAAGGCCGCCGAAGTGGCGCTTGGCAAGCTGAAGGAGATGTCAAATCCACCAAAATTAACCTCTAGAAGTAAGCTCTAG
- a CDS encoding myo-inositol-1-phosphate synthase → MAGDIMVAVIGVGNVGATFVQGVDYYSNGKNTIGLWHQKVAGLKPSNVKVVAAFDIDPAKVGKNLSQVAVESTRKYHDIKDLKITISPGILADSSNDKIERPVKTSPDEFAKELKKSGAQVALNLISSGMDKTSLEYAKAALAARVSFVNATPAKIATNPALAKKFASSRLVLAGDDLLSQFGGTAFHKGMIDFMVERGVHIKKSYQLDVGGSAETKNTMDERIRMLKRGMKTGSIGMEAPYKFESVAGTTEYTDFLGDSRNSYYWMSSEGFLGSSIVMDLTLRTSDGANAGNVLLDVVRAATTAKKAKVSKASEVISAYGFKNPPKQFKIREAYANFVSMFSPS, encoded by the coding sequence ATGGCAGGGGATATCATGGTCGCCGTCATCGGAGTTGGCAACGTCGGCGCAACTTTTGTACAAGGGGTTGATTATTACAGCAACGGCAAGAACACCATCGGGCTCTGGCACCAGAAGGTGGCAGGGCTAAAGCCGTCAAACGTTAAGGTGGTTGCAGCTTTTGACATCGACCCGGCCAAGGTCGGCAAGAATCTCTCTCAAGTAGCGGTCGAGAGCACAAGAAAATATCATGATATAAAGGATTTGAAGATCACCATCAGCCCCGGCATCTTAGCTGACAGCAGCAATGACAAGATCGAAAGGCCGGTCAAGACATCGCCGGACGAATTTGCAAAAGAGTTGAAAAAGTCCGGCGCGCAGGTTGCCCTAAACCTCATCTCGTCTGGCATGGACAAGACATCGCTGGAATACGCAAAAGCCGCGCTTGCGGCGCGGGTATCGTTTGTCAATGCGACACCGGCAAAGATCGCGACCAACCCGGCGCTGGCAAAGAAATTTGCATCAAGCAGGCTTGTGCTTGCAGGTGACGACCTTCTGAGCCAGTTTGGAGGAACCGCGTTTCACAAGGGCATGATCGACTTTATGGTAGAGCGCGGCGTTCACATAAAGAAGAGCTACCAGCTAGACGTAGGCGGGAGCGCAGAGACAAAGAACACGATGGATGAGCGGATCAGGATGCTCAAGCGCGGCATGAAGACCGGCTCGATAGGCATGGAGGCGCCTTACAAGTTCGAGTCGGTGGCGGGGACGACCGAATACACAGATTTTCTGGGTGACTCGCGCAACAGCTACTACTGGATGTCAAGCGAAGGGTTCCTTGGCAGCAGCATCGTTATGGATCTGACACTGCGAACAAGCGACGGAGCGAACGCCGGCAACGTGCTTTTGGATGTCGTCAGGGCAGCAACAACAGCCAAGAAGGCCAAAGTAAGCAAGGCGTCTGAAGTGATCAGCGCCTATGGCTTCAAGAACCCACCAAAGCAGTTCAAGATAAGGGAAGCCTACGCTAATTTCGTCAGCATGTTTTCGCCTAGCTGA
- a CDS encoding mechanosensitive ion channel domain-containing protein, with translation MAGILLLASKPFKIGDRIRTSDDERYIGDVIEIMILYTKIKTIRNELVTIPNQTLLQREIINYSGMDVLAISVEIALTYDNNWTAMEKLLVDSAAGTDGIIKSRRLLSCSRGLTSMPRSMS, from the coding sequence ATTGCCGGAATACTGCTCCTTGCATCAAAGCCCTTCAAGATTGGTGACAGGATACGCACATCTGATGATGAACGGTATATCGGCGACGTCATTGAAATCATGATACTGTACACAAAGATCAAAACGATAAGGAACGAGCTTGTGACGATACCGAACCAGACGCTCCTGCAAAGAGAAATAATAAACTACAGCGGGATGGACGTGCTGGCGATATCTGTAGAAATAGCTCTGACCTATGACAATAACTGGACCGCCATGGAAAAGCTCTTGGTAGATTCGGCGGCCGGAACCGACGGGATAATAAAGAGCCGCCGCCTTCTGTCATGCTCAAGAGGTTTGACCAGTATGCCGCGGTCTATGAGCTGA
- a CDS encoding tetratricopeptide repeat protein — MGRLFGRDDKKDDDAPSEGRREPDYNDNDFQKRDLYKKGLNHMSNEKFLDAIRSFDLALRLDSQYVDAWIKRGYAHFHLGEYTVAIRSYDRALETDVNNAEAWNLKGLAYYKMKNYEKAIECCEKAIDINPNDGMSWYNKACYLTLSGKVDEGLDALKRSIEIDIQNARKAVRDRDFENARAEEGFRRIVEVVVLESIRQGYDYVGKIVWVTGMDKVEIEDALMRLAMKGLVIKHERKSFTGKEEYYELPKEIADKVGVTKRTGLFSSKQVSAPVQQLKDIKEVLGKAKESIEKGDLASTLQYFDELISPAKHGSAMMEQFFDAHRDLRLYKIRLQDKGQEYLNAHKSDLIDLITKIDHSVGSGVAKPPAKD, encoded by the coding sequence ATGGGCAGATTGTTTGGAAGGGACGACAAGAAGGATGATGATGCCCCTTCCGAAGGCAGGAGGGAACCCGATTATAACGACAATGATTTTCAAAAGCGGGACCTCTACAAGAAGGGCCTAAACCACATGTCTAACGAAAAGTTCCTAGACGCTATCAGGAGCTTTGATCTTGCACTGAGACTCGACTCGCAGTACGTCGACGCGTGGATCAAGAGAGGGTATGCCCATTTTCACTTAGGTGAATACACTGTTGCCATCCGCTCTTACGACAGGGCGCTAGAGACTGATGTCAATAACGCCGAGGCATGGAACCTCAAGGGCCTCGCTTACTACAAAATGAAGAACTATGAAAAGGCCATTGAGTGCTGCGAAAAGGCCATCGACATCAACCCAAACGACGGCATGTCATGGTATAACAAGGCATGTTACCTTACGCTCAGCGGCAAGGTGGACGAGGGTCTGGACGCGCTCAAGCGCTCGATAGAAATAGACATCCAGAACGCGCGGAAGGCCGTGCGCGACAGGGACTTTGAAAATGCGCGTGCAGAGGAGGGCTTCCGCAGGATTGTCGAAGTGGTAGTGCTCGAGTCCATAAGGCAGGGTTACGACTATGTCGGCAAGATAGTCTGGGTCACTGGCATGGACAAAGTAGAGATCGAAGACGCGCTCATGCGCCTTGCCATGAAGGGCCTCGTGATAAAGCATGAGAGGAAGAGCTTTACCGGCAAGGAAGAATACTATGAGCTTCCAAAGGAGATTGCAGACAAGGTCGGCGTGACCAAGCGCACAGGGCTTTTCAGCAGCAAGCAGGTCTCCGCCCCGGTGCAGCAGCTCAAAGATATCAAGGAAGTTCTTGGCAAAGCAAAAGAGTCAATTGAAAAAGGCGACCTTGCAAGCACACTACAATACTTTGACGAGCTCATCAGCCCTGCAAAGCACGGAAGTGCCATGATGGAGCAGTTCTTTGATGCGCACAGGGACCTCAGGCTTTACAAGATAAGGCTGCAGGACAAAGGCCAAGAATACCTCAACGCGCACAAGTCGGATCTCATCGACCTAATAACAAAGATCGACCACAGCGTCGGAAGCGGCGTTGCCAAGCCCCCGGCAAAAGATTAA
- a CDS encoding ferritin-like domain-containing protein, with protein MGKKSLEIAGPGADGTVAMLHKAYAFEMSTFHYFQYVANNIEGIGVLFEDFFEERAKEELGHAEEVNERLMELGTNPTDDPARWEQENGVGRLQPKRFLSLRSAIEKALEFERVAIGLYNDLANATKDKDHGTYELALKLLKDELEDEQTMEDILARLEIKDVPAAAASA; from the coding sequence ATGGGAAAAAAATCATTAGAAATAGCTGGACCAGGTGCAGATGGTACTGTGGCAATGCTCCACAAAGCATATGCCTTTGAGATGTCAACATTTCATTACTTTCAATATGTGGCTAACAACATTGAGGGCATTGGAGTCTTGTTTGAGGATTTCTTTGAAGAAAGAGCAAAGGAAGAGCTGGGGCATGCAGAGGAAGTGAATGAGAGACTAATGGAACTTGGGACAAACCCAACTGACGATCCCGCTAGATGGGAGCAGGAAAATGGAGTTGGAAGACTTCAACCGAAAAGATTCCTTTCACTTAGGAGTGCAATTGAAAAGGCATTGGAATTTGAAAGAGTGGCAATTGGATTGTACAATGACTTAGCCAATGCAACAAAAGACAAGGATCATGGCACCTATGAATTGGCGTTGAAATTATTGAAAGATGAACTTGAAGATGAACAAACTATGGAAGATATACTAGCAAGACTAGAGATAAAAGATGTGCCTGCGGCGGCTGCATCAGCTTAA